From a region of the Theobroma cacao cultivar B97-61/B2 chromosome 8, Criollo_cocoa_genome_V2, whole genome shotgun sequence genome:
- the LOC18592767 gene encoding uncharacterized protein LOC18592767 isoform X2, with translation MASSMAIKTLARSPMSCSPFRKSLSSLLRVVSYSKESYDDAIPTAGISRPLSEILKELNKKVPDSLVKLRIEDGFSIKYIPWHIVNRIMNLHAPEWSGEVRNITYSADGKSVSVVYRVTLYGTDAEKQKESG, from the exons ATGGCTTCTTCAATGGCAATTAAAACCCTGGCAAGATCACCCATGAGTTGTTCTCCTTTCAGAAAATCTCTGTCTTCCCTTTTACGAGTCGTATCCTACTCAAAAGAGTCGTACGACGATGCCATTCCCACAGCAGGAATCAGCAGACCCCTCTCCGAGATTCTCAAAGAACTCAACAAAAAAGTCCCAGATTCCCTCGTCAAGCTCCGCATCGAAGATGGCTTCAGTATCAAATACATCCCCTG GCATATTGTGAATCGGATTATGAACCTACATGCTCCAG AATGGTCTGGTGAGGTTCGGAATATTACTTACTCTGCTGATGGAAAGTCTGTATCTGTCGTCTATCGTGTAACACTCTATGGGACTGATGCTGAG AAGCAAAAGGAAAGTGGATAA
- the LOC18592767 gene encoding uncharacterized protein LOC18592767 isoform X1 produces the protein MASSMAIKTLARSPMSCSPFRKSLSSLLRVVSYSKESYDDAIPTAGISRPLSEILKELNKKVPDSLVKLRIEDGFSIKYIPWHIVNRIMNLHAPEWSGEVRNITYSADGKSVSVVYRVTLYGTDAEIYRESTGTASVDDPGYGDPVQKAEAMAFRRACARFGLGLHLYHEDML, from the exons ATGGCTTCTTCAATGGCAATTAAAACCCTGGCAAGATCACCCATGAGTTGTTCTCCTTTCAGAAAATCTCTGTCTTCCCTTTTACGAGTCGTATCCTACTCAAAAGAGTCGTACGACGATGCCATTCCCACAGCAGGAATCAGCAGACCCCTCTCCGAGATTCTCAAAGAACTCAACAAAAAAGTCCCAGATTCCCTCGTCAAGCTCCGCATCGAAGATGGCTTCAGTATCAAATACATCCCCTG GCATATTGTGAATCGGATTATGAACCTACATGCTCCAG AATGGTCTGGTGAGGTTCGGAATATTACTTACTCTGCTGATGGAAAGTCTGTATCTGTCGTCTATCGTGTAACACTCTATGGGACTGATGCTGAG ATATATCGAGAGTCAACAGGGACTGCTTCAGTTGATGATCCTGGTTATGGAGATCCTGTACAAAAGGCTGAGGCCATGGCATTTCGGCGAGCTTGTGCACGCTTTGGGCTTGGGCTTCATCTTTATCATGAGGACATGTTGTAG
- the LOC18592766 gene encoding RNA-binding protein 38 isoform X2, with amino-acid sequence MTPANLAGQFGDTTYTKVFVGGLAWETQKDTMKKYFEQFGEILEAVVITDKATGRSKGYGFVTFREPEAAMRACVDAAPVIDGRRANCNLASLGVQRSKPSTPKHGGTGRNFRVMSSFQTGFGGGVGTAFPSAATFPHYAIQQGIPYNVYGYSPYSPDYTYPTSYYSVYGGATAQYPVYGAGPGGLMTGAGTTFYPYLQFGEGTGGATGYTSGQGYGVQYPHHPFQYSAVNSTGSYPQHYGAPMSLAPTPALQSVCFAVPQA; translated from the exons ATGACTCCAGCTAATTTGGCAGGTCAGTTTGGTGACACCACTTACACCAAGGTGTTTGTTGGAGGGCTGGCATGGGAGACCCAGAAGGATACCATGAAGAAGTACTTTGAGCAGTTTGGTGAGATCTTGGAGGCTGTGGTCATCACTGATAAGGCCACTGGGAGATCTAAAGGCTATGGATTT GTAACTTTTCGTGAGCCCGAAGCTGCCATGAGAGCTTGCGTTGATGCTGCTCCTGTGATCGATGGGAGAAGGGCTAATTGCAATCTGGCTTCTTTGGGTGTTCAAAGATCCAAACCCTCTACTCCAAAGCATG GAGGGACAGGCAGGAATTTTAGGGTGATGAGCTCTTTTCAGACAGGGTTTGGAGGGGGAGTGGGAACAGCTTTTCCTTCGGCTGCAACCTTCCCTCATTATGCCATCCAACAAGGGATTCCTTAtaatgtttatgg GTACTCCCCATACTCGCCAGATTACACATACCCTACG AGCTACTACAGTGTGTATGGAGGGGCCACTGCCCAGTATCCAGTGTATGGTGCAGGCCCTGGTGGGTTGATGACTGGTGCAGGAACAACATTCTACCCCTATCTTCAATTTGGAGAAGGAACTGGGGGAGCCACCGGCTACACCTCGGGTCAGGGATATGGTGTCCAATATCCACATCACCCGTTTCAGTACTCGGCGGTTAACTCAACTGGGAGTTACCCGCAGCACTATGGTGCACCCATGTCTCTTGCACCTACTCCAGCCTTGCAATCAG TGTGTTTTGCTGTGCCACAGGCGTGA
- the LOC18592766 gene encoding RNA-binding protein 38 isoform X1 has product MTPANLAGQFGDTTYTKVFVGGLAWETQKDTMKKYFEQFGEILEAVVITDKATGRSKGYGFVTFREPEAAMRACVDAAPVIDGRRANCNLASLGVQRSKPSTPKHGGTGRNFRVMSSFQTGFGGGVGTAFPSAATFPHYAIQQGIPYNVYGYSPYSPDYTYPTSYYSVYGGATAQYPVYGAGPGGLMTGAGTTFYPYLQFGEGTGGATGYTSGQGYGVQYPHHPFQYSAVNSTGSYPQHYGAPMSLAPTPALQSGVTMALHAPAVPHR; this is encoded by the exons ATGACTCCAGCTAATTTGGCAGGTCAGTTTGGTGACACCACTTACACCAAGGTGTTTGTTGGAGGGCTGGCATGGGAGACCCAGAAGGATACCATGAAGAAGTACTTTGAGCAGTTTGGTGAGATCTTGGAGGCTGTGGTCATCACTGATAAGGCCACTGGGAGATCTAAAGGCTATGGATTT GTAACTTTTCGTGAGCCCGAAGCTGCCATGAGAGCTTGCGTTGATGCTGCTCCTGTGATCGATGGGAGAAGGGCTAATTGCAATCTGGCTTCTTTGGGTGTTCAAAGATCCAAACCCTCTACTCCAAAGCATG GAGGGACAGGCAGGAATTTTAGGGTGATGAGCTCTTTTCAGACAGGGTTTGGAGGGGGAGTGGGAACAGCTTTTCCTTCGGCTGCAACCTTCCCTCATTATGCCATCCAACAAGGGATTCCTTAtaatgtttatgg GTACTCCCCATACTCGCCAGATTACACATACCCTACG AGCTACTACAGTGTGTATGGAGGGGCCACTGCCCAGTATCCAGTGTATGGTGCAGGCCCTGGTGGGTTGATGACTGGTGCAGGAACAACATTCTACCCCTATCTTCAATTTGGAGAAGGAACTGGGGGAGCCACCGGCTACACCTCGGGTCAGGGATATGGTGTCCAATATCCACATCACCCGTTTCAGTACTCGGCGGTTAACTCAACTGGGAGTTACCCGCAGCACTATGGTGCACCCATGTCTCTTGCACCTACTCCAGCCTTGCAATCAG GCGTGACCATGGCTCTTCATGCCCCAGCAGTTCCCCATCGTTAA
- the LOC108663019 gene encoding uncharacterized mitochondrial protein AtMg00240-like: protein MDAYKPINNHLTVRKRLSKSDGSTNAYGYIYKSMIGSLLFLSAIIPDIMYATSLLSRFMQTPSLLHFKVANRILRYIKGTVEVGLKYRKRDTGELQGFSDSDWAGLVDDSKSTATNHVHWLRKILLDVGFIQKKGTVLHVDNQFAVSIAKNPIHHGRTKHI, encoded by the exons atgGATGCCTACAAGCCAATCAACAATCATCTTACTGTTCGCAAAAGATTGAGTAAAAGTGATGGTTCAACAAATGCGTATGGTTATATTTACAAGAGTATGATTGGATCACTATTGTTCTTGTCAGCCATTATACCTGACATCATGTATGCTACAAGTCTGTTGTCAAGGTTTATGCAAACACCTTCTTTGTTGCATTTCAAAGTTGCAAACAGGATTCTAAGGTATATAAAAGGGACAGTGGAGGTTGGTCTCAAGTATAGGAAGAGGGATACTGGTGAGCTTCAAGGTTTCAGTGACAGTGATTGGGCAGGGTTAGTTGATGACTCCAAAAGCActg CTACTAACCATGTTCACTGGTTGAGGAAGATACTTTTGGATGTTGGGTTTATTCAAAAGAAAGGTACTGTACTTCATGTGGACAATCAATTTGCTGTCTCTATAGCTAAAAATCCAATTCATCACGGTCGCACAAAGCATATTTGA